One genomic region from Osmerus eperlanus chromosome 6, fOsmEpe2.1, whole genome shotgun sequence encodes:
- the ggps1 gene encoding geranylgeranyl pyrophosphate synthase isoform X1, producing MDDVKELSSERILLEPYKYLLQLPGKQVRTKLSQAFNHWLNVPDDKLQVIIEVTEMLHNASLLIDDIEDGSKLRRGFPVAHSIYGVPSVINSANYVYILGLEKVLTLQHPEAVKVFTRQLLELHRGQGLDIHWRDTYTCPSEQEYRTMVLQKTGGLFGLAVGLMQLFSSWQRDLKPLLDTLGLLFQIRDDYANLNSREYSENKSFCEDLTEGKFSFPTIHAIWSRPESTQVQNILRQRTENMDIKRYCVDYLEKVGSFSYTRQTLRSLEAEAYRLIADLGGNPELESLIKHLSMMYQEPEAGAGARAGVEAGAGAGLKSSPENH from the exons GAAAGCAAGTTAGGACGAAACTTTCCCAAGCATTTAACCACTGGCTCAATGTACCAGATGACAAGCTCCAG GTGATCATCGAGGTGACGGAGATGCTCCACAACGCCAGTCTGCTGATTGATGACATCGAGGATGGTTCCAAGCTGCGTCGGGGCTTCCCTGTGGCCCACAGCATCTACGGCGTCCCCTCCGTCATCAACTCCGCCAACTACGTCTACATCCTGGGTCTGGAGAAGGTGCTCACCCTACAGCACCCCGAAGCCGTCAAG gtgttcaCCAGACAGCTGTTGGAGCTGCACCGAGGCCAGGGTCTGGACATCCACTGGAGGGACACCTACACCTGCCCCAGCGAGCAGGAATACCGCACCATGGTCCTTCAGAAGACCGGGGGTCTGTTCGGCCTGGCCGTGGGCCTCATGCAGCTGTTCTCATCCTGGCAGCGTGACCTCAAACCCCTGCTGGACACCCTGGGGCTCCTCTTCCAGATCCGCGACGACTATGCCAACCTGAACTCTCGCGAGTACAGCGAGAACAAGAGCTTCTGCGAGGACCTGACGGAGGGCAAGTTCTCCTTCCCCACCATCCACGCCATCTGGTCGCGGCCTGAGAGCACGCAGGTACAGAACATCCTGCGGCAGCGCACGGAGAACATGGACATCAAGCGCTACTGCGTGGACTACCTGGAGAAGGTAGGCTCCTTCTCCTACACCAGGCAGACCCTGCGCAGCCTGGAGGCCGAGGCTTACCGCCTCATCGCCGACCTGGGGGGGAACCCCGAGCTAGAGAGTCTGATCAAGCACCTGAGTATGATGTACCAGGAGcctgaggccggggctggggccagggctggggtcgaggccggggctggggccgggctgAAGAGCAGCCCGGAGAATCACTGA
- the ggps1 gene encoding geranylgeranyl pyrophosphate synthase isoform X2 gives MDDVKELSSERILLEPYKYLLQLPGKQVRTKLSQAFNHWLNVPDDKLQVIIEVTEMLHNASLLIDDIEDGSKLRRGFPVAHSIYGVPSVINSANYVYILGLEKVLTLQHPEAVKVFTRQLLELHRGQGLDIHWRDTYTCPSEQEYRTMVLQKTGGLFGLAVGLMQLFSSWQRDLKPLLDTLGLLFQIRDDYANLNSREYSENKSFCEDLTEGKFSFPTIHAIWSRPESTQVQNILRQRTENMDIKRYCVDYLEKVGSFSYTRQTLRSLEAEAYRLIADLGGNPELESLIKHLSMMYQEPEAGAGARAGSSPENH, from the exons GAAAGCAAGTTAGGACGAAACTTTCCCAAGCATTTAACCACTGGCTCAATGTACCAGATGACAAGCTCCAG GTGATCATCGAGGTGACGGAGATGCTCCACAACGCCAGTCTGCTGATTGATGACATCGAGGATGGTTCCAAGCTGCGTCGGGGCTTCCCTGTGGCCCACAGCATCTACGGCGTCCCCTCCGTCATCAACTCCGCCAACTACGTCTACATCCTGGGTCTGGAGAAGGTGCTCACCCTACAGCACCCCGAAGCCGTCAAG gtgttcaCCAGACAGCTGTTGGAGCTGCACCGAGGCCAGGGTCTGGACATCCACTGGAGGGACACCTACACCTGCCCCAGCGAGCAGGAATACCGCACCATGGTCCTTCAGAAGACCGGGGGTCTGTTCGGCCTGGCCGTGGGCCTCATGCAGCTGTTCTCATCCTGGCAGCGTGACCTCAAACCCCTGCTGGACACCCTGGGGCTCCTCTTCCAGATCCGCGACGACTATGCCAACCTGAACTCTCGCGAGTACAGCGAGAACAAGAGCTTCTGCGAGGACCTGACGGAGGGCAAGTTCTCCTTCCCCACCATCCACGCCATCTGGTCGCGGCCTGAGAGCACGCAGGTACAGAACATCCTGCGGCAGCGCACGGAGAACATGGACATCAAGCGCTACTGCGTGGACTACCTGGAGAAGGTAGGCTCCTTCTCCTACACCAGGCAGACCCTGCGCAGCCTGGAGGCCGAGGCTTACCGCCTCATCGCCGACCTGGGGGGGAACCCCGAGCTAGAGAGTCTGATCAAGCACCTGAGTATGATGTACCAGGAGcctgaggccggggctggggccagggctggg AGCAGCCCGGAGAATCACTGA
- the ggps1 gene encoding geranylgeranyl pyrophosphate synthase isoform X3 — MMSRNFPLSGFFWNHTSTCCSCQVIIEVTEMLHNASLLIDDIEDGSKLRRGFPVAHSIYGVPSVINSANYVYILGLEKVLTLQHPEAVKVFTRQLLELHRGQGLDIHWRDTYTCPSEQEYRTMVLQKTGGLFGLAVGLMQLFSSWQRDLKPLLDTLGLLFQIRDDYANLNSREYSENKSFCEDLTEGKFSFPTIHAIWSRPESTQVQNILRQRTENMDIKRYCVDYLEKVGSFSYTRQTLRSLEAEAYRLIADLGGNPELESLIKHLSMMYQEPEAGAGARAGVEAGAGAGLKSSPENH; from the exons GTGATCATCGAGGTGACGGAGATGCTCCACAACGCCAGTCTGCTGATTGATGACATCGAGGATGGTTCCAAGCTGCGTCGGGGCTTCCCTGTGGCCCACAGCATCTACGGCGTCCCCTCCGTCATCAACTCCGCCAACTACGTCTACATCCTGGGTCTGGAGAAGGTGCTCACCCTACAGCACCCCGAAGCCGTCAAG gtgttcaCCAGACAGCTGTTGGAGCTGCACCGAGGCCAGGGTCTGGACATCCACTGGAGGGACACCTACACCTGCCCCAGCGAGCAGGAATACCGCACCATGGTCCTTCAGAAGACCGGGGGTCTGTTCGGCCTGGCCGTGGGCCTCATGCAGCTGTTCTCATCCTGGCAGCGTGACCTCAAACCCCTGCTGGACACCCTGGGGCTCCTCTTCCAGATCCGCGACGACTATGCCAACCTGAACTCTCGCGAGTACAGCGAGAACAAGAGCTTCTGCGAGGACCTGACGGAGGGCAAGTTCTCCTTCCCCACCATCCACGCCATCTGGTCGCGGCCTGAGAGCACGCAGGTACAGAACATCCTGCGGCAGCGCACGGAGAACATGGACATCAAGCGCTACTGCGTGGACTACCTGGAGAAGGTAGGCTCCTTCTCCTACACCAGGCAGACCCTGCGCAGCCTGGAGGCCGAGGCTTACCGCCTCATCGCCGACCTGGGGGGGAACCCCGAGCTAGAGAGTCTGATCAAGCACCTGAGTATGATGTACCAGGAGcctgaggccggggctggggccagggctggggtcgaggccggggctggggccgggctgAAGAGCAGCCCGGAGAATCACTGA